From Mycolicibacterium cosmeticum, a single genomic window includes:
- a CDS encoding (2Fe-2S)-binding protein: MTLRVNGTEHTVNLDPRTTLLDTLRDRLELTGTKKGCDHGQCGACTVHVDGRRVLSCLTLAPTVQRRAVMTIEGLADGDELHAVQQAFIDNDAFQCGFCTPGQIMSAIAVIEGGHTGTDEEIREQMSGNICRCSAYPFIVEAVKAASERMS; this comes from the coding sequence GTGACGTTACGGGTCAACGGCACCGAGCACACCGTCAACCTGGACCCGCGAACGACGTTATTGGACACCCTGCGTGATCGCCTCGAACTGACCGGTACCAAGAAAGGATGCGATCACGGGCAATGCGGTGCCTGCACGGTGCATGTCGACGGACGGCGGGTACTGTCGTGCCTGACCTTGGCCCCGACCGTACAACGCCGCGCGGTCATGACCATCGAAGGCCTCGCCGACGGCGATGAGTTGCATGCTGTACAGCAGGCCTTCATCGACAACGACGCATTTCAGTGCGGTTTCTGCACACCGGGCCAGATCATGTCCGCCATTGCCGTCATCGAGGGCGGACACACCGGCACCGACGAAGAGATCCGCGAACAGATGTCGGGCAACATCTGCCGTTGCAGCGCTTACCCATTCATTGTCGAAGCCGTCAAGGCAGCCAGCGAACGGATGTCCTGA